The window AAGAAGAAGCGTTGTGTCGATCATATCCTACCTCTTTCTACTTCGTGCAGAGCCCATCAACTGTTTCGCATGCCAACAGCAATAATCACCCACCTCGTCTAACCTATTCCTCCTCTGGAGGATCCAACAACACCACCTCCTCACATTTCAACCATATCAAGAACCAAGATCTACATCTTAAACAGGAGGAGGATAAGGATGAAGAGATCTTGCATTATGAAAACAATCAAGCTGGTTGGATTCAGTATTTTTCCTTCAATTATTCCAACTCGGGGACTTGGATTTTCATGCAATTGAGTTGGAGATTTTTGGTTAGTCTCATCATTGCTCTGCTTGTTTTCTACGTTGCTGCTAAGCCGCCACACCCCACCCTTTCCCTTAAGGTACTCCT is drawn from Salvia hispanica cultivar TCC Black 2014 chromosome 6, UniMelb_Shisp_WGS_1.0, whole genome shotgun sequence and contains these coding sequences:
- the LOC125196726 gene encoding uncharacterized protein LOC125196726 isoform X2, with protein sequence MGEYKMEESEEEALCRSYPTSFYFVQSPSTVSHANSNNHPPRLTYSSSGGSNNTTSSHFNHIKNQDLHLKQEEDKDEEILHYENNQAGWIQYFSFNYSNSGTWIFMQLSWRFLVSLIIALLVFYVAAKPPHPTLSLKVAGVRQFRLGEGVDASGVTTKLLSCNFSIDFIIDNQSKLFSLHIHPPIIKLIFGRLTFATSQGETCKIFWNLNKGCLW